A genomic stretch from Chitinophagaceae bacterium includes:
- the accC gene encoding acetyl-CoA carboxylase biotin carboxylase subunit has translation MFKKILIANRGEIALRIIRTCREMGILTVAVYSTADKESLHVKFADEAVCIGPPKSTLSYLSIPNIMAAAEITNADAIHPGYGFLAENANFAEVCTEYGIKFIGPTAEMIRRMGDKVTAKDTMKAAKVPVIPGSDGLITDLKEGIKTAKKTGFPVILKATAGGGGKGMRIVWNEKEFEKAFDSAAKEADSNFGNAGIYLEKYLEEPRHIEFQIVGDQYGNVTHLSERDCSIQRRHQKLVEESPSPFLDDKLRKKMGEAAMKAAAYINYEGVGTIEFLVDKHRNFYFMEMNTRIQVEHPVTEEVIDFDLIKEQIKIAAGVKLTGKIYYPHMHAIECRINAEDPYKNFAPSPGKITSLHTSKGHGTRVDTHVYAGYVIPPYYDSLIAKLIVRAQTREEAIAKMKRALDEFVVEGIKTTIPFHKKLMRNENFVSGNFNTGFLNDFKMDDES, from the coding sequence ATGTTTAAGAAAATTTTAATTGCCAACAGAGGTGAAATTGCTCTGAGAATCATCAGAACCTGCAGAGAAATGGGCATACTAACAGTAGCTGTTTATTCAACAGCTGATAAAGAAAGTTTGCATGTAAAATTTGCTGATGAAGCTGTTTGCATTGGTCCTCCAAAATCTACCTTGTCTTATTTGAGTATTCCCAATATTATGGCTGCTGCTGAAATAACCAATGCAGATGCTATACATCCGGGCTACGGATTTCTGGCAGAAAATGCTAATTTTGCAGAAGTTTGTACCGAATATGGTATTAAATTTATCGGGCCAACAGCAGAGATGATTCGTAGAATGGGTGATAAAGTAACCGCTAAAGATACGATGAAAGCAGCAAAAGTACCTGTAATACCCGGGTCAGATGGTTTGATAACAGATTTAAAAGAAGGGATAAAAACGGCTAAAAAAACCGGATTCCCGGTAATTCTCAAAGCAACAGCCGGCGGCGGTGGAAAGGGAATGCGTATAGTCTGGAACGAAAAAGAATTTGAAAAGGCTTTTGATAGTGCCGCTAAAGAAGCAGATTCAAATTTTGGAAATGCCGGAATATATCTCGAAAAATATCTTGAAGAGCCCAGACATATTGAATTTCAGATAGTTGGTGACCAATATGGCAATGTAACCCACTTATCTGAAAGAGATTGCAGTATACAAAGGAGACATCAAAAACTTGTCGAAGAATCTCCATCTCCTTTTTTAGATGATAAACTACGGAAAAAAATGGGTGAGGCTGCAATGAAAGCTGCTGCTTATATTAATTATGAAGGTGTCGGAACTATAGAATTCCTGGTAGATAAGCACAGAAACTTCTACTTCATGGAAATGAACACCCGTATTCAGGTTGAGCATCCCGTTACAGAAGAAGTTATAGATTTTGATTTGATTAAAGAACAGATTAAAATTGCTGCCGGAGTAAAATTAACCGGTAAGATTTATTATCCGCACATGCATGCAATTGAATGCAGAATAAATGCAGAAGACCCATATAAAAACTTTGCCCCAAGTCCGGGAAAAATCACTTCCCTACATACCAGTAAAGGGCATGGGACCAGAGTAGACACCCATGTTTATGCAGGGTACGTAATACCTCCATATTACGATTCTTTAATTGCAAAGTTGATTGTAAGAGCCCAGACAAGAGAAGAGGCAATTGCAAAAATGAAACGAGCCTTAGATGAATTTGTAGTAGAAGGAATCAAAACTACCATTCCTTTTCACAAAAAATTAATGCGAAACGAAAATTTTGTTTCCGGAAATTTCAATACGGGATTTCTGAATGATTTCAAAATGGACGACGAATCATAA
- the accB gene encoding acetyl-CoA carboxylase biotin carboxyl carrier protein codes for MDFKEIQELIKLFGKSEISEISIKKEDFKIRLTKPDAFQNNQTVAYQPQQQIQAPAPVNKENPVSQESNENTTAAQEEKKAAEAAENNYITIKSPMIGTFYRASSPDKDPFVKVGDSISKGSVLCIIEAMKLFNEIESEFEGKIVKILIDDASPVEYEQPLFLIEPLKK; via the coding sequence ATGGACTTTAAAGAAATACAAGAACTAATTAAACTATTTGGTAAATCTGAAATTTCAGAAATATCTATCAAAAAAGAAGACTTTAAAATCCGCTTAACGAAGCCGGATGCATTTCAAAATAATCAAACAGTAGCTTATCAGCCGCAACAGCAAATACAAGCTCCTGCACCTGTAAATAAAGAGAATCCTGTATCTCAGGAGTCAAATGAAAACACAACTGCAGCACAGGAAGAAAAGAAGGCTGCAGAAGCTGCTGAAAATAATTACATCACGATAAAATCCCCAATGATTGGTACATTTTATCGTGCATCATCACCGGATAAAGATCCTTTTGTCAAAGTTGGTGATAGTATTTCAAAAGGTTCTGTTTTATGTATAATAGAAGCCATGAAGCTTTTTAATGAAATCGAATCTGAGTTTGAAGGTAAAATTGTAAAAATTTTAATTGACGATGCATCTCCGGTTGAATATGAACAACCTCTCTTTTTGATTGAGCCACTTAAAAAGTAA
- the efp gene encoding elongation factor P: protein MATTADIKNGLCIEMNNDLYQIIEFQHVKPGKGGAFVRTKLKSLTTQKNIEHTFNSGAKITTARIERRHFQYLYNDDSGYHLMNNESFDQIALQENLINAPEFLKEGQEVEVIFHAETETPLACELPPFVEMEIVYTEPGVKGDTATNVTKPANLDTGAKINVPIFVEIGDKIKIDTRDKSYVERVKK, encoded by the coding sequence ATGGCTACAACAGCAGATATAAAAAACGGACTTTGCATAGAAATGAACAATGATTTGTATCAAATCATTGAATTTCAGCACGTGAAGCCGGGGAAAGGGGGTGCTTTTGTAAGAACCAAGTTAAAAAGTCTTACCACTCAAAAAAATATTGAACATACTTTTAATTCAGGTGCAAAAATCACAACTGCAAGAATAGAAAGAAGGCATTTTCAATATTTATACAATGACGATTCCGGTTATCACTTGATGAATAATGAAAGTTTTGATCAAATAGCGTTGCAGGAAAATCTGATTAATGCTCCGGAATTTCTAAAAGAAGGACAAGAAGTAGAAGTAATTTTTCATGCTGAAACAGAAACGCCTCTTGCCTGTGAACTGCCTCCTTTTGTGGAAATGGAAATAGTATATACAGAACCGGGTGTAAAGGGAGATACAGCAACCAATGTTACAAAACCGGCAAACCTGGATACCGGCGCTAAAATAAATGTTCCTATTTTTGTTGAAATAGGAGATAAAATTAAAATTGATACCAGAGACAAATCTTATGTTGAACGGGTAAAAAAATAA
- a CDS encoding ketoacyl-ACP synthase III, which yields MNNVLAAITGVHGYLPETKLTNAELEKMVDTTEDWILSRTGIAERRILKEKGKATSDMAVHAVNGLLKKTNTAAEEVELIICATVTGDMTFPATANIIADKTGLSNAFGYDLNAACSGFIYALHTASQFIQSKTYKKIIVVGADKMSSIINYKDRKTCIIFGDGAAAVMLEPEEDGTGIQDAYMKSDGSGRVFLHQKAGGSLHPPTKETVEAEEHYVFQDGQSVFKVAVTKMAEAGEIIMKRNNLKAEDIHWLVPHQANKRIIDATASRMGLDSSKVMLNIEKYGNTTNATIPLCLWEWENKLNKGDNIVLAAFGGGFTWGAMYIKWSYNS from the coding sequence ATGAATAATGTGTTAGCAGCGATCACAGGAGTTCATGGCTACTTGCCGGAAACAAAACTTACCAATGCTGAATTGGAAAAAATGGTAGATACCACCGAAGATTGGATACTATCTAGAACCGGCATAGCAGAAAGAAGAATTTTAAAGGAGAAAGGCAAAGCTACTTCCGACATGGCAGTGCATGCTGTAAACGGTTTATTGAAAAAAACGAATACCGCTGCTGAAGAAGTCGAATTAATAATATGTGCCACCGTTACCGGTGATATGACTTTTCCTGCAACCGCAAATATTATTGCTGATAAAACAGGCTTATCCAATGCATTTGGATACGATTTAAATGCTGCTTGCTCAGGATTTATCTACGCCTTACATACAGCTTCACAATTTATTCAGAGCAAAACCTACAAAAAAATAATTGTTGTCGGAGCAGATAAAATGTCTTCAATTATCAATTATAAAGACCGGAAAACTTGTATCATTTTTGGTGATGGTGCGGCAGCAGTAATGCTCGAACCGGAAGAAGATGGAACCGGAATTCAGGATGCATACATGAAATCTGACGGGTCAGGAAGGGTTTTCCTTCACCAAAAAGCCGGGGGTTCATTACATCCACCCACAAAAGAAACTGTAGAGGCTGAAGAACACTATGTATTTCAAGACGGTCAATCCGTATTTAAAGTTGCCGTAACAAAAATGGCTGAAGCCGGTGAAATCATAATGAAAAGAAACAATCTAAAAGCTGAAGATATACACTGGCTGGTTCCGCATCAGGCCAACAAAAGAATAATTGACGCCACAGCTTCAAGAATGGGACTTGATTCGTCTAAGGTAATGCTTAACATTGAAAAGTATGGCAACACAACAAATGCCACTATCCCTCTTTGTCTTTGGGAATGGGAAAATAAATTAAACAAAGGCGACAATATTGTCTTAGCTGCTTTTGGTGGGGGTTTTACATGGGGTGCTATGTATATCAAGTGGAGTTACAACAGCTAA
- a CDS encoding 50S ribosomal protein L32, with translation MAHPKRKTSKTRRDKRRTHYKAEIPNVVSCSNCGAPVLFHRVCGECGYYRGKQLMEPKISA, from the coding sequence ATGGCACATCCGAAGAGAAAAACATCTAAAACAAGAAGAGATAAAAGAAGAACGCATTACAAAGCGGAAATCCCTAATGTTGTTTCTTGCTCTAACTGTGGTGCACCTGTTTTATTTCACCGCGTATGCGGAGAATGTGGATATTACAGAGGCAAACAATTAATGGAGCCTAAGATTTCTGCATAA
- a CDS encoding DUF177 domain-containing protein, with translation MSASASVFYFVNFNLTRIFVLIFREVVLDKELRQYSIPFVGLKKGTHYFNFEIKDDFFKHFKNSPIGESNLNVFVTFEKRDTQFDLLIDVEGTVKTDCDRCLKKIDLPVHYRQDIYVKFESIREQNPEDDPDIIYIGQQDTYLDLTQIMYEFSVLSLPLQKNCEETNLNENCDKEVLDKLNQKKDNKIQDPRWDKLKNLNLK, from the coding sequence ATTAGCGCTTCAGCTTCCGTTTTTTATTTTGTTAATTTCAATTTAACACGTATCTTTGTGCTTATTTTCAGGGAGGTAGTTTTGGATAAAGAGTTAAGACAATATAGTATTCCATTTGTGGGCCTGAAAAAGGGGACGCATTATTTTAATTTTGAAATAAAAGATGATTTTTTTAAGCATTTCAAAAATTCGCCTATAGGTGAATCAAATTTGAATGTTTTTGTGACCTTTGAAAAAAGGGACACACAGTTTGACTTGTTGATAGATGTAGAGGGAACGGTAAAAACTGATTGTGACAGATGCTTAAAAAAAATTGACTTGCCTGTTCATTACAGGCAGGATATATACGTTAAATTTGAAAGTATTCGAGAGCAGAATCCGGAGGATGATCCGGACATAATTTATATTGGGCAGCAAGATACTTATTTAGATTTAACTCAAATTATGTATGAATTTTCAGTTTTGAGTTTACCTTTGCAAAAAAACTGCGAGGAAACGAATTTAAATGAAAACTGTGACAAAGAAGTTTTAGACAAACTAAATCAAAAAAAAGACAATAAAATTCAAGACCCCAGATGGGATAAATTAAAAAATTTAAATTTAAAATAA
- the pdxA gene encoding 4-hydroxythreonine-4-phosphate dehydrogenase PdxA codes for MNRHSNLPVIGITLGDFNGIGAEVILKVFSDNRMLKYCTPVIFGSSKVMNYHKKMLELQHVKIFNIDNLKSVKHKQINLINCLDDNPVITIGQPTEQSGKYALQSIDAAIQAIKNDEINAIVTAPINKEKITAIHKDFSGHTEYLEKAGNVQESLMFLVSENIRVGLLSNHVALKDAGSSVTVKRILQKLKIMEQSLMIDFGIIKPKIAVLGLNPHAGEEGTIGTEEKETIIPAVEKATESGILTFGPFPADGFFGASVFKKFDGILAMYHDQGLVPFKTLSFGSGVNFTAGLPFVRTSPDHGTAYDIAGKNLASADSFRNAVFQAIDIINNRNEYHENTANPLKKSDKIKEKN; via the coding sequence ATGAATAGACACTCTAATTTACCGGTCATAGGTATAACCTTAGGAGATTTTAACGGAATAGGTGCGGAAGTGATTTTAAAAGTTTTTTCTGATAACAGAATGTTAAAATATTGCACACCGGTTATTTTTGGTTCATCCAAAGTGATGAACTATCATAAAAAAATGCTGGAATTACAACATGTCAAAATTTTCAACATAGACAATTTAAAATCCGTAAAACACAAGCAAATAAACCTAATCAATTGCCTGGACGACAATCCGGTTATCACTATTGGTCAGCCTACTGAACAAAGCGGCAAATATGCTCTTCAATCTATTGATGCTGCAATTCAGGCTATAAAAAACGATGAAATAAATGCCATAGTAACCGCACCTATAAATAAAGAAAAAATAACTGCTATTCACAAGGACTTTAGCGGACATACGGAATATCTTGAAAAAGCCGGAAATGTTCAGGAATCTCTAATGTTTCTGGTAAGTGAAAATATCAGAGTCGGTTTATTGAGCAATCACGTTGCCTTAAAAGATGCCGGTTCTTCTGTAACTGTCAAAAGAATTTTACAAAAGTTAAAAATAATGGAACAAAGTCTGATGATAGACTTTGGTATAATCAAGCCTAAGATAGCCGTTTTGGGCTTAAATCCCCATGCAGGTGAAGAGGGTACTATTGGCACTGAAGAAAAAGAAACAATTATTCCGGCTGTTGAAAAAGCAACTGAAAGCGGAATATTAACATTTGGGCCATTTCCGGCAGATGGATTTTTTGGAGCTTCTGTCTTTAAAAAATTTGATGGAATTCTGGCTATGTATCATGATCAGGGGCTGGTACCTTTCAAAACGCTATCATTCGGAAGCGGAGTAAACTTTACGGCCGGACTTCCATTTGTGCGCACCTCGCCAGACCATGGAACGGCCTATGATATTGCAGGAAAAAATTTGGCCTCAGCTGACTCTTTCAGAAATGCTGTATTTCAAGCTATAGATATCATTAACAATAGAAATGAATATCATGAAAATACTGCAAATCCCTTAAAAAAATCAGATAAAATCAAAGAGAAAAACTAA
- a CDS encoding leucyl aminopeptidase family protein — protein sequence MLKQIKKEKLFSNKLTIILTDDNFKLNSLIKEKKALASFNKDNTFNIINLESSLVLIVKPIKKSNNTDFAQTLRLCGNECFRFIKTLQIKEITLSSAENIAFEDLLYFTEGFALSTYTFNNYKSKKETTVNLPISIYHTNIDEKKLNELNTKVESTFLARDWVNRPLIDLTAEEFSNSIKENLSKVKVSVKILRKKELEKLKMGGLLSVNKGSQDPPTFNILEWKPANAVNKKPIILVGKGLVYDTGGLSLKQTANSMDMMKSDMAGGAVVAAGIYAIAKEKLPVYTIGLIPATDNRPGENAITPGDVIKMFDGTSVEVLNTDAEGRLILADALSYAKKYKPMLVLDFATLTGSAKMALGPFASVTMGNAPLDLKLAFAESSKIAGEKVWEFPFFDEYKDLLKSDMADLKNVGGPDAGAITAGKFLEHFTDYPYIHNDIAGTSFLLKELNYMGKNGTGFGVRLIYEFVKMFSNLKK from the coding sequence ATGCTAAAACAAATAAAAAAAGAAAAGCTTTTTAGTAATAAGCTGACTATCATACTTACAGATGACAACTTCAAGCTTAATTCTTTAATCAAAGAAAAAAAAGCATTAGCCTCTTTTAACAAAGATAACACATTTAATATAATAAATCTGGAAAGCAGTCTGGTATTAATAGTTAAGCCAATCAAAAAATCAAACAATACGGACTTTGCACAGACTTTACGCCTCTGCGGAAATGAATGTTTTCGATTTATAAAAACGCTTCAAATAAAAGAGATTACGCTTAGTAGTGCTGAAAATATTGCTTTTGAAGATCTACTTTACTTTACGGAAGGCTTTGCACTTTCAACCTATACTTTCAATAATTACAAAAGCAAAAAAGAAACTACTGTAAATTTACCTATCTCCATTTATCATACCAATATAGATGAAAAAAAATTAAATGAGCTGAATACAAAAGTAGAAAGTACATTTTTAGCCAGAGATTGGGTAAACAGACCTTTAATTGACCTGACAGCTGAAGAATTCAGTAACTCGATTAAAGAAAACTTAAGCAAAGTAAAGGTTTCGGTAAAAATACTCAGGAAAAAAGAACTTGAAAAGTTAAAAATGGGGGGACTGCTCTCGGTAAATAAAGGGAGTCAGGATCCTCCTACTTTTAATATTTTAGAATGGAAACCGGCTAATGCCGTCAACAAAAAACCTATTATTTTGGTTGGTAAAGGACTTGTTTATGATACCGGGGGGTTAAGTTTAAAACAAACGGCAAACTCAATGGATATGATGAAGTCTGATATGGCAGGGGGGGCAGTAGTAGCAGCCGGCATTTATGCTATTGCAAAAGAGAAACTACCTGTTTATACTATTGGGTTAATTCCGGCTACAGATAACAGACCGGGAGAAAATGCAATTACCCCGGGGGATGTTATAAAAATGTTTGATGGCACCAGTGTTGAAGTTTTAAATACTGATGCTGAAGGCAGACTTATACTTGCAGATGCATTATCCTATGCAAAAAAATACAAACCAATGCTTGTCTTAGACTTTGCAACGCTAACCGGAAGTGCCAAAATGGCCTTGGGTCCATTTGCGTCTGTAACCATGGGTAATGCACCTTTGGATTTAAAATTAGCTTTTGCAGAATCGAGTAAAATAGCCGGTGAAAAAGTATGGGAATTTCCTTTTTTCGATGAATATAAAGACCTGCTAAAATCTGATATGGCAGACTTAAAAAATGTTGGGGGTCCTGATGCCGGTGCTATTACCGCCGGAAAATTTTTAGAACATTTCACAGATTACCCTTACATTCACAACGACATTGCCGGAACCTCATTTTTGTTAAAAGAGTTAAACTATATGGGTAAAAATGGAACCGGCTTTGGGGTTAGGCTCATTTACGAATTTGTAAAAATGTTTAGCAATTTAAAAAAATAG
- the rsmA gene encoding ribosomal RNA small subunit methyltransferase A: protein MQLKKSLGQHFLKNKNIASRIVNALYEEADVPDHIVEIGPGSGILTDFLYIKAKNLTLIELDKRLIENLENKYPKATIIQADVLRYDWKKIPSDRFAVIGNFPYNISSQIIFKVLENYKRIPYMVGMFQKEMAKRVSSGPGSKEYGVISVLSQFYYETQYLFDVDRGEFTPPPAVQSGILKFFLKNDATIPENVSLIRRIVKQSFNQRRKTLRNSLKNMIPKDIITDEFFNKRPEQLSLNEFVELSKRLDETN from the coding sequence ATGCAACTGAAAAAGTCATTGGGGCAACATTTTTTAAAGAATAAAAATATTGCTTCCCGTATAGTAAATGCTTTATACGAGGAAGCTGATGTTCCGGATCATATAGTAGAAATTGGACCCGGTTCGGGCATTTTAACTGATTTTTTGTACATAAAAGCCAAAAATCTTACACTGATTGAGTTGGATAAAAGACTAATCGAAAATTTAGAAAATAAATATCCGAAAGCCACAATTATACAGGCAGATGTCTTGCGCTATGACTGGAAAAAAATTCCGTCAGATCGATTTGCGGTAATTGGAAATTTCCCATACAATATATCCAGCCAAATAATTTTCAAAGTTTTAGAAAATTATAAAAGAATACCATATATGGTTGGTATGTTTCAAAAAGAAATGGCAAAAAGAGTATCATCGGGTCCCGGAAGTAAAGAATATGGAGTAATTAGTGTTTTGAGTCAATTTTATTACGAAACGCAGTACCTGTTTGATGTTGACAGGGGTGAGTTCACTCCTCCACCGGCAGTTCAATCAGGAATTTTGAAATTTTTTTTGAAAAATGATGCAACCATACCGGAAAATGTCAGTCTTATAAGAAGAATAGTTAAACAATCATTTAATCAAAGAAGAAAAACATTGAGAAATAGTTTAAAAAACATGATTCCTAAAGACATAATTACGGATGAGTTTTTTAATAAAAGACCGGAACAGCTATCTTTGAATGAATTTGTTGAATTAAGTAAGCGATTGGATGAAACGAATTAA
- a CDS encoding T9SS C-terminal target domain-containing protein, with amino-acid sequence MKKIASLVLTLFTVFQINGQSNFCATDYSDEMYDWLREFVQNPANLQFKRSSEPIMLPLQIHIVGNDIGDGYYSSRTLLTVLCELNDYFDDTGFRFYLHDDVNYINSTSLFVHSSSFAIAPLINATRAANAINMYFVQDPSGACGYYSGGATSQGALEEGGLDFMMINRSNNCAGPGNITIAHEIGHYFSLPHPFFRWEGGNVPDNPEYVTRDPATRNCHETADLFCDTDADYFYERWSAPYNFAANPFGFELIDPLGEPIDPDPTLIMGYANESGNPSPNRFSNEQMAAMNGFLMARRTNLLQHPEPVTQEITQTATLVSPSQGSTVTANYVNLKWNHVPNATHYSVQVATNVGFTNLPVDTIVSDTSLVVTNLAPNNSNYRFRVTPFNQTSFCTEASSITTFATGGASPISPNLVTRFCADETLGSITLNPTGGTPPYQYVWAGGFSGNQVSNLFPGNYNVTIQDADGNSLPLSIDLFPYEPLELEVLVGPGLLAAEVSGGKEPYSYEWSNGFVDRKIFELDQGSYTVEVTDATGCTISGQASITGIQEPGEEFSNVRVYPNPTQSTGVVYVVFETILNVDGKLSLYNNQGQQIMERNVSIISGMNSESITIENLPQGVYIIRLEAGNSIMNKRLIVL; translated from the coding sequence ATGAAAAAGATAGCATCTTTAGTATTAACACTATTTACAGTTTTTCAAATCAATGGTCAGTCAAACTTTTGTGCAACTGATTATTCAGATGAAATGTACGATTGGTTGAGGGAGTTTGTTCAAAATCCTGCGAATTTGCAGTTTAAAAGAAGCAGTGAACCAATTATGCTCCCTTTGCAAATACACATAGTTGGGAATGATATCGGAGACGGTTATTATTCTTCAAGAACATTATTAACGGTATTGTGTGAATTAAACGATTATTTTGATGATACAGGTTTTCGTTTCTATTTGCATGATGATGTAAATTATATTAATAGTACTTCATTATTTGTACATAGTTCTTCATTTGCTATTGCACCTTTGATTAATGCAACCAGAGCAGCAAATGCCATTAATATGTATTTTGTGCAGGATCCAAGTGGGGCATGCGGATATTATTCAGGAGGAGCTACTTCTCAGGGAGCTCTTGAGGAAGGGGGACTGGATTTTATGATGATAAACAGATCAAACAATTGTGCCGGACCTGGGAATATAACGATTGCTCATGAAATTGGGCACTACTTCTCTTTGCCCCATCCTTTCTTCAGATGGGAAGGTGGTAACGTTCCGGATAATCCTGAATACGTAACCAGAGACCCTGCTACCAGAAATTGTCATGAAACAGCTGATTTATTTTGTGATACAGATGCCGATTATTTTTATGAAAGATGGAGTGCTCCTTATAATTTTGCAGCTAATCCATTTGGTTTTGAATTAATAGATCCTTTGGGAGAGCCTATCGATCCGGATCCGACATTGATTATGGGATATGCTAATGAATCAGGAAATCCGTCTCCAAATCGCTTTTCAAATGAGCAAATGGCAGCAATGAATGGATTTTTAATGGCCAGAAGAACGAATTTGTTGCAACATCCGGAACCGGTTACTCAGGAGATTACTCAAACTGCAACTTTAGTTTCTCCTTCACAGGGAAGTACGGTTACAGCAAACTATGTAAATCTAAAATGGAACCATGTACCTAATGCAACACATTACAGTGTTCAGGTTGCTACAAATGTTGGTTTCACAAATTTACCGGTTGATACAATAGTATCTGACACTTCTTTGGTTGTTACAAATTTGGCACCGAATAATTCCAATTATCGCTTTAGAGTGACTCCATTTAATCAAACTTCTTTTTGTACAGAAGCTTCATCCATAACCACTTTTGCTACGGGAGGAGCTTCTCCAATATCTCCAAATTTAGTAACGAGATTTTGTGCTGATGAAACTTTAGGTTCAATTACTTTAAATCCTACAGGTGGAACGCCACCTTATCAATATGTATGGGCAGGAGGGTTTAGCGGAAATCAGGTTAGTAATCTTTTTCCGGGCAACTATAATGTAACCATACAGGATGCGGATGGTAACTCTTTACCATTAAGCATCGATTTATTCCCTTATGAACCATTAGAGTTAGAAGTATTGGTTGGTCCGGGTTTATTAGCTGCTGAAGTGAGTGGAGGCAAAGAGCCTTACTCTTATGAATGGTCAAATGGTTTTGTAGATAGAAAAATATTTGAATTGGATCAGGGTAGCTATACTGTTGAAGTTACTGATGCTACCGGTTGCACTATTTCCGGGCAAGCATCAATTACCGGAATACAGGAGCCGGGCGAAGAGTTTTCTAATGTACGTGTATATCCTAATCCTACCCAATCAACCGGAGTAGTATATGTAGTTTTTGAAACAATTTTAAATGTAGATGGTAAGCTTTCACTGTATAATAATCAGGGGCAGCAAATAATGGAACGAAATGTCTCAATAATAAGTGGTATGAACTCTGAGTCTATAACAATTGAAAATTTACCTCAGGGAGTATATATAATTAGGTTAGAAGCCGGGAACAGTATTATGAACAAACGATTAATTGTTTTGTAG